A portion of the Rhodanobacter sp. AS-Z3 genome contains these proteins:
- the nusA gene encoding transcription termination factor NusA: protein MSKELLLVVDAVANEKGVPEEVIFEAMEAALASAAKKRYPDEEPDVRVSINHDTGEYQTFRRWEIIADDGEMEDPSFQLRLMDALDERDDAQVGEYIEQQVENAEFGRIAAQAAKQVIVQRVREAERQQVVDAFADRVGELVTGIVKRVERGNIYLDLGSNAEAFIPRDKTIPRESARVGDRVRGYLYEVKSEARGPQLFVSRAAPEFMIELFKLEVPEVGQGLVEIKGCARDPGDRAKIAVLAHDSRTDPIGACIGMRGSRVQAVSNDLNGERVDIILWHENQAQFVINAMAPAEVQSIIMDEEKHSMDIAVAEDKLSQAIGRGGQNVRLASKLTGWQLNVMTQDQVTAKSESEQEAARQLFMDKLEVDQEIAVILVQEGFSSIEEIAYVPSAELLAVEGFDEDIVEELRARARDALLTEALAVEEGVDDHQPSDELLALEGMDEATAYVLASREVTTVDDLADLAVDDLIDIEGMDEDRAAALIMAARAPMIAQLEKGG from the coding sequence ATGAGCAAAGAACTTTTGCTGGTCGTCGATGCAGTCGCCAATGAAAAGGGCGTGCCGGAAGAAGTGATTTTCGAGGCGATGGAGGCCGCACTGGCTTCAGCCGCGAAGAAGCGCTATCCCGACGAAGAACCGGATGTTCGCGTGTCGATCAATCACGACACGGGCGAGTACCAGACCTTCCGTCGCTGGGAAATCATCGCCGATGACGGCGAAATGGAAGATCCATCCTTCCAATTGCGCCTGATGGACGCGCTCGATGAGCGCGATGACGCGCAGGTCGGCGAGTACATCGAACAGCAGGTCGAGAACGCCGAATTCGGTCGCATTGCCGCGCAGGCCGCCAAACAGGTGATCGTGCAGCGCGTGCGCGAAGCCGAGCGCCAGCAGGTGGTGGATGCGTTTGCTGATCGCGTGGGCGAGCTGGTTACCGGCATCGTCAAGCGTGTCGAGCGCGGCAATATCTATCTGGATCTGGGTAGCAACGCTGAAGCCTTCATTCCGCGCGACAAGACGATTCCGCGTGAGTCGGCTCGCGTGGGTGATCGCGTGCGTGGTTATTTGTATGAAGTGAAGTCCGAAGCGCGTGGCCCGCAACTGTTCGTGTCGCGCGCTGCGCCGGAATTCATGATCGAATTGTTCAAGCTGGAAGTACCGGAAGTCGGCCAGGGCCTGGTCGAGATCAAGGGCTGCGCCCGCGATCCGGGTGACCGCGCCAAGATCGCCGTGCTGGCGCATGACAGCCGTACCGATCCGATAGGCGCCTGCATCGGCATGCGCGGTTCGCGTGTGCAGGCGGTGTCCAACGATCTCAATGGCGAGCGCGTCGACATCATCCTGTGGCACGAAAACCAGGCGCAGTTCGTGATCAATGCGATGGCGCCGGCCGAGGTGCAGTCCATCATCATGGACGAGGAAAAGCACTCGATGGATATCGCGGTGGCCGAGGACAAACTGTCTCAGGCGATTGGTCGCGGTGGCCAGAACGTGCGCCTCGCCAGCAAGCTCACCGGCTGGCAGCTCAACGTGATGACGCAGGACCAGGTCACCGCCAAGAGCGAGTCCGAACAAGAGGCTGCTCGTCAGTTGTTCATGGACAAGCTCGAAGTTGATCAGGAAATTGCGGTCATTCTGGTGCAGGAAGGTTTTTCCAGCATCGAGGAAATCGCCTACGTGCCGAGCGCCGAGCTGCTGGCCGTGGAAGGCTTCGACGAAGACATCGTCGAAGAACTTCGCGCCCGTGCCCGCGACGCTTTGCTGACCGAGGCACTGGCGGTGGAGGAGGGCGTGGACGACCATCAGCCTTCTGACGAACTGCTGGCGCTTGAAGGGATGGATGAGGCTACCGCTTACGTGCTCGCCTCTCGTGAAGTCACGACGGTCGACGATCTGGCGGATCTGGCGGTGGATGACCTGATTGATATCGAAGGCATGGACGAAGATCGCGCGGCAGCGCTGATCATGGCCGCACGAGCGCCGATGATCGCGCAACTGGAGAAAGGCGGCTAA
- the nuoN gene encoding NADH-quinone oxidoreductase subunit NuoN, whose translation MPTMNDILILLPEFYLVAAVCLLLLMDAFMKPAQRPLLHWISIAVLLVAIYLVIAGQPPQAVSAFGGMFLRDDAAEILKVFVLGTTAMVFVYARPYLIDRKLLGGEFYTLMIFAVIGIMLLVSAGNLVTIYLGLELLSLSSYALVALNRDAKLPPEAAIKYFVLGALASGMLLYGMSMVYGASGMGGTPTLELSQLHNVMSYTTSPTLLLFGLIFMIVGIGFKLGAAPFHMWIPDVYQGAPTPVTTFIASGSKLAAFGMAWRLLDGGMGDLSHHWQLMLAVLAVLSLAIGNLVAIVQTNLKRMLAYSTISHMGYLLLGLAAAGPEGYAAAMFYAICYALMGVAAFGVMLAMSRAGFECEEIADIKGLNQKSPWMAFLMLLAMFSLAGVPPLFGFWAKVLVLEAAIHADMLWLAIVGVVFAIIGLYYYLHVVKVMYFDKPVEGSQLQAQADKPLRVVLSINALSLLVLGLYWGPLLGWCRHAFGL comes from the coding sequence ATGCCAACAATGAATGACATCCTGATCCTGTTGCCGGAGTTCTATCTGGTGGCGGCGGTGTGCCTGCTGCTGCTGATGGACGCCTTCATGAAGCCCGCGCAGCGTCCGCTGCTGCACTGGATTTCCATTGCCGTGCTGCTGGTCGCGATTTATCTGGTGATTGCCGGTCAGCCACCGCAAGCGGTAAGCGCGTTCGGCGGCATGTTCCTGCGCGATGACGCGGCCGAGATCCTGAAAGTGTTCGTGCTGGGCACGACGGCGATGGTCTTTGTCTACGCGCGTCCGTACCTGATCGACCGCAAGCTGCTCGGCGGCGAGTTCTACACGCTGATGATCTTTGCAGTGATCGGCATCATGCTGCTGGTCTCGGCCGGCAACCTGGTAACCATCTATCTGGGTCTGGAACTGCTGTCACTGTCGTCGTATGCATTGGTGGCGCTGAACCGTGACGCGAAGCTGCCGCCGGAAGCGGCGATCAAGTACTTCGTGCTGGGTGCACTGGCTTCGGGCATGTTGTTGTACGGCATGTCGATGGTCTACGGCGCTTCCGGCATGGGCGGCACGCCAACGCTGGAGCTGTCCCAGTTGCACAACGTGATGAGTTACACCACGTCACCCACGCTGCTGCTGTTCGGCCTGATCTTCATGATCGTGGGCATCGGTTTCAAGCTGGGTGCGGCACCGTTCCACATGTGGATACCGGACGTGTATCAGGGCGCGCCGACGCCGGTCACCACGTTCATCGCGTCGGGTTCGAAGCTGGCCGCGTTCGGTATGGCCTGGCGCCTGCTCGATGGCGGCATGGGCGATCTTTCGCATCACTGGCAGTTGATGCTGGCGGTGTTGGCGGTACTTTCGCTGGCGATCGGAAACCTCGTTGCGATCGTGCAGACCAACCTCAAGCGCATGCTGGCGTATTCGACCATTTCGCACATGGGCTATCTGCTGCTGGGTCTTGCGGCAGCCGGTCCGGAAGGTTATGCAGCGGCGATGTTCTATGCGATCTGTTATGCGCTGATGGGCGTGGCTGCATTTGGCGTGATGCTGGCGATGAGTCGGGCAGGGTTCGAGTGCGAGGAAATCGCCGACATCAAGGGACTCAACCAGAAGTCGCCGTGGATGGCTTTCCTGATGCTTCTGGCAATGTTCTCGCTGGCCGGTGTGCCGCCGCTGTTCGGTTTCTGGGCCAAGGTTCTGGTACTTGAAGCAGCGATTCATGCAGACATGCTGTGGCTCGCGATCGTCGGTGTGGTGTTCGCCATCATCGGCCTCTATTACTACCTGCACGTGGTCAAGGTGATGTACTTCGACAAGCCGGTTGAAGGCAGTCAGTTGCAGGCACAGGCCGACAAGCCGTTGCGCGTGGTGTTGTCGATCAACGCGCTGTCGCTGTTGGTGTTGGGCTTGTACTGGGGACCGTTGCTGGGCTGGTGCCGTCACGCGTTTGGTCTGTGA
- the rimP gene encoding ribosome maturation factor RimP, with the protein MDTQVLAQRFTEVLTDLGLECLGVEFNPSHGQSTLRVYLDLLSKETADGERREVGIEDCETASRELSALLDVEDPIPGNYVLEVSSPGLDRPLFTAEQFSRVDGQEVKLLLRAPLEGRRRLRGKLVSVAGEHIVLEAEGKTFEFDHSLVESARVVPDWVALGYAPQPKPGGKK; encoded by the coding sequence ATGGATACACAGGTACTGGCACAGCGCTTTACCGAGGTACTGACCGATCTGGGTCTGGAATGCCTTGGTGTGGAGTTCAATCCGTCGCACGGGCAGAGTACGCTGCGCGTTTATCTGGACTTGTTGAGCAAGGAAACCGCTGACGGCGAACGTCGCGAAGTCGGCATCGAGGATTGTGAAACGGCGAGCCGCGAATTATCCGCCTTGCTGGACGTGGAAGATCCGATTCCGGGCAATTACGTGCTGGAGGTTTCTTCGCCGGGGCTTGATCGCCCGTTGTTTACGGCCGAACAGTTTTCGCGAGTTGACGGTCAGGAAGTGAAATTGCTGCTGCGGGCGCCGCTGGAAGGTCGTCGTCGTCTGCGCGGCAAGCTGGTTTCGGTGGCTGGAGAGCACATCGTGCTGGAAGCCGAAGGCAAAACGTTCGAGTTCGATCATTCGTTGGTGGAAAGTGCGCGAGTGGTGCCGGATTGGGTAGCGCTGGGTTATGCGCCGCAACCCAAACCCGGCGGCAAGAAATAA
- the rbfA gene encoding 30S ribosome-binding factor RbfA, which produces MPSRDFKRTDRIGAELRRELGLLVHAAVRDHGLPSVSVSDVEITRDLDWATVWVTALMPEQGLPAVKALNEIGHEIRHALAHSGMRMRRVPELKFKYDDSVDKGERIESLLREQARTIAPPDGDQQD; this is translated from the coding sequence ATGCCTTCCCGCGATTTCAAACGTACTGACCGTATCGGCGCCGAGTTGCGTCGCGAGCTTGGCTTGCTGGTGCACGCGGCCGTGCGTGATCACGGCTTGCCGTCGGTCAGCGTGTCGGACGTGGAAATCACCCGTGACCTGGACTGGGCCACGGTATGGGTCACCGCCTTGATGCCCGAGCAGGGCCTGCCGGCGGTGAAGGCGTTGAATGAGATAGGCCACGAAATTCGCCACGCGCTGGCGCACAGCGGCATGCGCATGCGCCGGGTGCCGGAATTGAAGTTCAAGTACGACGATTCAGTGGACAAGGGTGAGCGAATCGAATCGCTGCTGCGCGAGCAGGCACGCACCATCGCTCCGCCGGACGGCGACCAGCAGGACTGA
- the rpsO gene encoding 30S ribosomal protein S15, whose translation MSLTAEQTGKIIADFGRVPNDTGSTEVQVALLSARIDHLTGHFKEHKQDHHSRRGLLKLVNQRKRLISYLKDRDLARYQTLIERLGLRR comes from the coding sequence ATGTCCCTTACTGCAGAACAGACTGGCAAGATCATCGCTGATTTTGGCCGCGTGCCGAACGACACTGGCTCGACCGAAGTGCAGGTTGCACTGTTGTCCGCCCGTATCGACCATCTCACCGGCCACTTCAAGGAGCACAAGCAGGATCACCATTCCCGCCGTGGCCTGCTGAAGCTGGTCAATCAGCGCAAGCGTCTCATCAGCTATTTGAAGGACCGCGATCTGGCGCGCTACCAGACCCTGATCGAACGCCTCGGCCTGCGTCGCTGA
- a CDS encoding NADH-quinone oxidoreductase subunit M, with protein sequence MFNHLLSLLIWLPVLGAIPVLLAGSARPNLARWLSLLVAVLTFVVSLSLLVQYDPSGSAMQLVESHLWIASWGVHYGLAVDGISVALIVMTTFVGILVIAGAWEVIQDKPHQYMAAMLILEGLLIGVFCATDALLFYALFEAILIPMFILIGIWGGPRRVYATLKFFIYTFFGSVFMLIALLYLYQKAHTFDLATLAALPLTMKEQTWIFFAFLIAFAIKVPMVPVHTWLPDAHVEAPTGGSVVLAAVMLKVGTYGMLRFILPIVPDAGAHFAWIVIVLSLVAIVYIGYVALVQEDMKKLVAYSSVAHMGFVTLGIFMAFMLVRDAGNTNMATLGMQGAMIQMISHGFVSGAMFTCIGVMYDRMHTRAIKDYGGVINVMPWFGFFYVLFAMANCGLPGTSGFVGEFMVILASFSANPWIALFAAFTLIIGAGYTLWLVKRVLWGDITNPHVAEMKEINGRETFVLASFAAAVLALGIWPQPLVHLMDSSVAQLVQQLAIHKI encoded by the coding sequence ATGTTCAATCATTTGCTCAGTTTGTTGATCTGGCTTCCTGTCCTCGGTGCGATCCCGGTGCTGCTCGCCGGTTCGGCCCGCCCGAACCTGGCGCGCTGGTTGTCGCTGCTGGTGGCGGTGCTGACCTTCGTGGTCAGTCTGTCGCTGCTGGTGCAGTACGACCCATCCGGCAGCGCCATGCAGTTGGTCGAAAGCCACCTGTGGATTGCCTCGTGGGGCGTGCATTACGGCTTGGCGGTCGACGGTATTTCGGTGGCACTAATCGTGATGACCACCTTCGTCGGCATCCTGGTGATCGCTGGTGCCTGGGAAGTCATCCAGGACAAGCCGCATCAGTACATGGCGGCGATGCTGATTCTGGAAGGCCTGCTGATCGGCGTGTTCTGCGCCACCGACGCGCTGCTGTTCTATGCGCTGTTCGAGGCGATCCTGATTCCGATGTTCATCCTGATCGGTATCTGGGGTGGCCCGCGGCGCGTGTATGCGACGCTGAAGTTCTTCATCTACACGTTCTTCGGCTCGGTCTTCATGCTGATCGCGCTGCTGTACCTGTACCAGAAGGCGCACACGTTTGATCTGGCCACGCTGGCGGCGCTGCCGCTGACGATGAAGGAGCAGACCTGGATCTTCTTCGCGTTCCTGATCGCATTTGCGATCAAGGTGCCGATGGTGCCGGTGCATACCTGGTTGCCGGATGCGCACGTCGAGGCGCCGACCGGCGGCTCGGTGGTGCTGGCGGCGGTGATGCTGAAGGTGGGTACCTACGGCATGCTGCGCTTCATTCTGCCGATCGTGCCGGATGCGGGCGCCCACTTCGCGTGGATCGTTATCGTACTGAGCCTGGTTGCGATCGTTTACATCGGTTACGTGGCACTGGTGCAGGAGGACATGAAAAAGCTGGTGGCGTACTCGTCCGTGGCGCACATGGGCTTCGTCACGCTGGGTATCTTCATGGCGTTCATGCTGGTGCGCGATGCCGGCAATACCAACATGGCCACGCTCGGCATGCAGGGCGCGATGATCCAGATGATTTCGCACGGTTTCGTTTCCGGCGCGATGTTTACCTGCATCGGCGTGATGTACGACCGCATGCATACCCGCGCCATCAAGGACTACGGTGGTGTCATCAACGTGATGCCGTGGTTCGGTTTCTTCTACGTGCTGTTCGCGATGGCCAATTGTGGCTTGCCGGGTACCAGCGGCTTCGTCGGCGAATTCATGGTGATCCTGGCCAGTTTCAGCGCCAACCCGTGGATTGCATTGTTTGCTGCCTTCACCCTGATCATCGGCGCCGGTTACACGCTGTGGTTGGTCAAGCGCGTGCTGTGGGGTGACATCACCAATCCGCACGTGGCCGAGATGAAGGAAATCAACGGTCGCGAAACCTTCGTGCTGGCGTCCTTTGCCGCCGCCGTGCTGGCGCTGGGTATCTGGCCGCAGCCGCTGGTCCACCTGATGGACAGCTCGGTGGCGCAGTTGGTGCAGCAGCTCGCCATTCACAAGATTTGA
- the infB gene encoding translation initiation factor IF-2, with translation MSDVTIKQLAQVLGMQVDKLLTQLGEAGMKFSDQEQVISSTEKVKLLGFLRRTHGKSEAVAEVDDSAPRQITLKRRTVGELKVATPGGRGVAATAKTVNVEVRAKRTYVKRSVIAEEAGAEPEREDAVRKLQESQQQREQEERERHEAEQRREAEVHQRAQEEQQRKAEQQQSEAAAAVAAAAEPVVAATPVEPVAVVAEPVAAPTSAVETPADDTSTVQRMDQRELGMILPRIHEPRKREKLVKPVAPPAATPAPAPAPVRAAAATTNAAAPAAAGSSDARGKPKHSRERAETPGNKEDREAGKRFAGGQMHLSEADRARRSSSSGKRGKPTRHGGREMSRSSGSTPTGPHGFSRPTAPVVREVVVGETNVVADLAQKMAVKGSEVVKALFKMGVMATINQTVDHDTAVLVVEELGHTPVADNQNNAEETLAAHTQSVELDGEKVARPPVVTIMGHVDHGKTSLLDYIRRTKVASGEAGGITQHIGAYHVETSKGVITFLDTPGHAAFTSMRARGAQSTDIVILVVAADDGVMPQTVEAVKHARAAKVPLIVAVNKMDKDGANPDNVKQGLVKYEVVPEDWGGDVQFIPVSAKTGAGVEDLLDAISVQAEVMELRAVADGRASGVVIESSLDRGRGPVATVLVQQGTLKKGDFIVCGIEYGRMRALIDETGKQVTEAGPSIPVQVLGLSGVPETGDDFVCVEDERLAREVAQERELKRRETRMVSKSNRLEDIIAKMGQGVEQQTLNILVKGDVQGSVEALRESLTQIGNERVRVNVVASGVGGINESDATLAAASKALVIGFNVRADASARKVIETSGLDVRYFSIIYDVIDQVTQAATGLLGMEVREDIIGLAEVRDVFRSSKFGAVAGCMVTEGHVKRSKPIRVLRDNVVIFEGELESLRRFKELVDEVRNGMECGIAVKQYNDVKPGDQIECFERTEVARTL, from the coding sequence ATGTCGGACGTCACGATCAAACAACTCGCCCAGGTGCTGGGTATGCAGGTCGACAAGTTGCTGACGCAGCTTGGCGAGGCAGGCATGAAATTTTCCGACCAGGAACAGGTCATCAGCAGCACCGAGAAGGTGAAACTGCTGGGCTTTCTGCGTCGCACGCATGGCAAGAGCGAGGCGGTAGCTGAAGTCGATGACAGCGCTCCGCGGCAGATCACGCTGAAGCGACGTACAGTCGGCGAGCTGAAAGTCGCCACCCCGGGCGGACGCGGTGTGGCCGCGACGGCGAAGACTGTCAACGTCGAAGTGCGCGCCAAGCGTACCTACGTCAAGCGCAGCGTGATCGCCGAAGAAGCGGGTGCCGAGCCGGAGCGCGAAGATGCCGTGCGCAAGCTGCAGGAATCGCAGCAGCAGCGTGAGCAGGAAGAGCGCGAACGTCACGAGGCCGAGCAGCGCCGCGAGGCCGAAGTACATCAGCGTGCGCAGGAAGAGCAACAGCGCAAGGCCGAGCAGCAGCAGAGTGAGGCTGCCGCCGCGGTGGCGGCTGCTGCCGAGCCCGTTGTGGCGGCAACGCCAGTGGAGCCGGTTGCCGTTGTGGCCGAGCCGGTTGCCGCCCCCACCAGCGCGGTGGAGACGCCTGCCGACGACACATCGACCGTGCAGCGCATGGATCAGCGCGAACTAGGCATGATCCTGCCGCGCATTCATGAACCGCGCAAGCGCGAGAAGCTGGTCAAGCCGGTGGCACCGCCCGCGGCGACGCCAGCTCCTGCTCCGGCGCCGGTGCGCGCGGCTGCGGCAACGACCAATGCTGCTGCTCCGGCAGCGGCAGGCAGCAGCGATGCTCGCGGCAAACCCAAGCATTCGCGTGAGCGTGCCGAAACACCGGGAAACAAGGAAGATCGGGAAGCCGGCAAGCGTTTTGCCGGTGGCCAGATGCACCTGAGCGAAGCCGATCGTGCCCGTCGTTCCTCGTCCAGTGGCAAACGTGGCAAACCCACCCGCCATGGCGGTCGTGAGATGTCGCGTAGCAGCGGCAGCACGCCGACGGGTCCGCATGGTTTTTCGCGGCCCACCGCACCGGTGGTGCGTGAAGTGGTTGTCGGCGAAACCAATGTGGTCGCCGACCTGGCCCAGAAGATGGCGGTCAAGGGTTCGGAGGTGGTCAAGGCGCTGTTCAAGATGGGCGTGATGGCGACCATCAACCAGACCGTCGATCACGACACCGCCGTGCTGGTGGTCGAGGAACTGGGCCACACGCCGGTGGCCGACAATCAGAACAATGCCGAGGAAACGCTGGCGGCACATACCCAGAGCGTCGAACTGGATGGCGAAAAGGTTGCTCGCCCGCCGGTGGTAACCATCATGGGTCACGTCGACCACGGCAAGACCTCGTTGCTGGATTACATTCGCCGTACCAAGGTCGCCTCGGGCGAAGCCGGTGGTATTACGCAGCATATCGGTGCGTATCACGTGGAAACGTCGAAGGGTGTGATCACCTTCCTCGATACGCCCGGACATGCCGCGTTTACTTCGATGCGTGCCCGTGGCGCACAGTCCACCGACATCGTGATCCTGGTGGTCGCTGCCGATGACGGCGTGATGCCACAGACCGTAGAAGCGGTGAAGCATGCGCGCGCCGCCAAGGTGCCGCTGATCGTCGCGGTCAACAAGATGGACAAGGACGGCGCCAATCCCGACAACGTCAAACAGGGTTTGGTGAAGTACGAAGTGGTGCCGGAAGACTGGGGCGGCGACGTCCAGTTCATTCCGGTGTCGGCCAAGACCGGCGCCGGCGTCGAGGATCTGCTCGATGCGATCTCGGTTCAGGCCGAAGTGATGGAGTTGCGTGCCGTTGCAGACGGCCGTGCCTCGGGCGTGGTGATCGAATCCAGTCTGGATCGCGGTCGCGGCCCGGTGGCTACGGTGCTGGTGCAGCAGGGCACGTTGAAGAAGGGCGACTTCATTGTCTGCGGCATCGAGTACGGCCGCATGCGTGCCTTGATCGACGAAACCGGCAAGCAGGTGACCGAAGCCGGTCCGTCGATTCCGGTGCAGGTATTGGGCTTGTCCGGTGTGCCGGAAACCGGCGACGACTTTGTCTGCGTCGAAGACGAGCGTTTGGCCCGCGAAGTGGCGCAGGAGCGTGAGCTCAAGCGTCGTGAAACGCGCATGGTCAGCAAGAGCAACCGGCTTGAAGACATCATCGCCAAGATGGGTCAGGGCGTGGAGCAGCAGACGCTCAACATCCTGGTCAAGGGCGATGTGCAGGGCTCGGTCGAGGCGCTGCGTGAGTCGCTGACCCAGATCGGCAACGAGCGGGTTCGTGTCAACGTGGTCGCCTCCGGTGTTGGCGGCATCAACGAATCCGACGCCACGTTGGCGGCGGCCTCGAAGGCGCTGGTCATCGGCTTCAACGTGCGTGCCGATGCGTCGGCACGCAAAGTGATCGAAACCAGCGGTCTTGACGTGCGTTACTTCTCGATCATTTATGACGTGATCGATCAGGTCACCCAGGCGGCCACCGGCCTGCTCGGCATGGAAGTGCGCGAAGACATCATCGGCCTGGCCGAAGTGCGCGATGTGTTCCGCAGTTCCAAGTTCGGCGCCGTGGCGGGTTGCATGGTCACCGAAGGTCACGTCAAACGCAGCAAGCCGATCCGTGTGCTGCGTGACAACGTGGTGATCTTCGAGGGCGAACTGGAATCGCTGCGCCGCTTCAAGGAACTGGTCGACGAAGTGCGCAACGGCATGGAGTGCGGCATCGCCGTCAAGCAGTACAACGACGTCAAGCCGGGCGATCAGATCGAGTGCTTCGAACGCACCGAAGTGGCACGCACGCTTTAA
- the truB gene encoding tRNA pseudouridine(55) synthase TruB — translation MSRESRIQFRDLHGIVLLDKPLGLSSNQALQAVRRLLRASKGGHTGALDPLATGLLPLCFGEATKLAGSLLGARKAYLAECRLGITTDSADSEGDLVCQRPVPALDDAAIEVALSKLRGRILQVPPMYSALKLEGERLYAKARRGEIVDVPAREVDVHRLELLGRAGDNLRLLVECGSGTYIRSLAVDLGEDLGCGAHLTALRRIWVEPFREPQMVTLEQLEQAAEQGDEALLAWLLPVSAGISDLPVMHLDEAQSMAISRGQQINLPGLPEIGRCAAYASDGGLLALLEPDEQGRARVIRGFNLPPG, via the coding sequence ATGAGTCGCGAGTCCCGTATCCAGTTCCGTGATCTGCACGGTATTGTCTTGCTCGACAAGCCACTGGGCCTGAGTTCCAACCAGGCGTTGCAGGCGGTGCGTCGGCTGTTGCGTGCGTCGAAGGGCGGCCATACCGGCGCGCTTGATCCACTGGCTACCGGTTTGCTTCCCTTGTGTTTCGGCGAGGCCACCAAATTGGCCGGCAGCCTGCTTGGCGCGCGCAAGGCGTATCTTGCTGAATGCCGATTGGGCATCACCACCGACTCGGCGGACAGCGAAGGCGACTTGGTTTGCCAGCGTCCGGTGCCAGCGCTTGATGATGCGGCGATCGAGGTTGCGCTGAGCAAGCTGCGTGGGCGCATTCTGCAGGTACCGCCGATGTATTCGGCGCTGAAACTCGAGGGCGAGCGGCTTTATGCCAAGGCGCGGCGGGGCGAAATCGTCGACGTGCCGGCGCGTGAGGTCGACGTGCATCGCCTGGAGCTGCTCGGGCGTGCCGGTGACAACTTGCGGCTGCTGGTGGAATGCGGCTCGGGTACTTATATCCGCTCGCTGGCGGTGGATCTGGGTGAGGACCTCGGTTGCGGTGCCCACCTGACCGCGTTGCGGCGAATCTGGGTGGAGCCGTTCCGCGAGCCGCAAATGGTGACACTGGAACAGCTGGAACAGGCGGCAGAACAGGGTGATGAGGCCTTGCTGGCGTGGCTGCTGCCCGTATCGGCGGGTATCTCGGATCTTCCGGTAATGCATCTGGACGAAGCACAAAGCATGGCCATTTCACGTGGCCAACAGATCAATTTGCCGGGATTGCCGGAAATCGGCCGCTGCGCCGCCTATGCCAGTGACGGTGGGTTATTGGCGTTGCTGGAACCGGATGAGCAAGGGCGGGCTCGCGTCATTCGGGGCTTCAACCTGCCGCCGGGCTGA